A window of the Brassica napus cultivar Da-Ae chromosome C5, Da-Ae, whole genome shotgun sequence genome harbors these coding sequences:
- the LOC106435403 gene encoding bifunctional protein FolD 2, translating to MASSDQTAKIIDGKAIAHTIRSEIAEEVRDLSEKHGKVPGLAVVIVGVRKDSQTYVNMKRKACAEVGIKSVDVDLPEDVSEADLISKVHQLNSDPDVHGILVQLPLPKHINEENVLSAISIDKDVDGFHPLNIGKLAMKGREPLFLPCTPKGCLELLKRSGVKIKGQRAVVVGRSNIVGLPVSLLLLKADATVTTVHSHTKDPEAIIREADIVIAAAGQACMIKSDWIKPGAAVIDVGTNAVSDPSRKSGYRLVGDVDYAEACKVAGCITPVPGGVGPMTVAMLLRNTLDGAKRVIGQ from the exons ATGGCTTCATCTGATCAAACGGCGAAGATAATCGATGGAAAGGCGATTGCTCATACCATCCGATCAGAGATCGCCGAGGAAGTTCGCGATCTATCTGAGAAACACGGCAAG GTCCCAGGACTAGCGGTGGTTATAGTTGGTGTACGGAAGGATTCACAAACTTATGTGAATATGAAGAGGAAAGCGTGTGCTGAGGTTGGGATCAAATCAGTTGACGTGGACCTACCAGAGGATGTTTCTGAAGCTGATCTTATCAGCAAAGTTCATCAACTAAATTCAGATCCTGATGTCCACG GTATATTAGTTCAACTCCCGTTGCCGAAACATATCAATGAGGAGAATGTTTTAAGTGCAATCAGCATTGATAAAGATGTAGATGGCTTCCATCCTCTGAATATTGGTAAGCTAGCCATGAAAGGCAGAGAGCCCCTCTTCCTTCCATGCACCCCAAAG GGATGTTTGGAACTCTTAAAGAGAAGTGGCGTAAAGATAAAAGGGCAACGAGCAGTTGTAGTAGGTCGCAGCAACATTGTTGGATTACCTGTTTCGCTTCTATTGCTCAAGGCTGATGCTACTGTTACAACCGTACATTCTCACACCAAAGATCCTGAGGCTATCATACGCGAAGCTGACATCGTTATTGCTGCAGCCGGACAAGCCTGCatg ATTAAGAGCGACTGGATTAAGCCAGGTGCTGCGGTGATCGATGTTGGAACTAATGCAGTGAGCGACCCGAGCAGGAAGTCAGGATACCGGTTGGTTGGAGATGTTGATTACGCAGAAGCTTGTAAAGTTGCAGGTTGCATAACTCCTGTCCCTGGTGGTGTAGGTCCAATGACAGTGGCGATGCTGCTGAGGAACACCTTAGACGGTGCCAAGCGGGTCATTGGCCAGTAA